The proteins below come from a single Paracoccus sp. SCSIO 75233 genomic window:
- a CDS encoding methyl-accepting chemotaxis protein, translated as MTESIQITDSDRVRALSNAQAVIEFKPDGTILDANENFLSLMGYRRDDIVGRHHRTFVRPDHVNSIEYADFWRQLSSGAAFTGEFERVNRDGARVWISGSYVPLIDTAGQVRGVLKMATDITAKKRAVEGIIDGLVQLADGKLTYRLTQDMPAEFLGVRDNFNRTVENFAGMVEDIRERASMIHKEAAQIAQGADDLAKRGESQAASLEQTAAAVEQISGNTATTSGAAQEVNDAAQNAEKVVKHGNDVVADAVSAIERIEQHTKSMGEFTTVIENFAFQTNLLSINAAVEAARAGEVGRGFAVVAQEVRNLAQQSGKASQSIAELIGKSENEVKSGADLVRQTGTALNDIQTAVRDVVGNISGIAHATAEQSTGVQEVSSALAHLDGVNQANLSMSENYATAASSLSSQVDELTQLLEKFETDTARTTPIRQVA; from the coding sequence ATGACCGAATCAATTCAGATTACCGACAGCGACCGGGTTCGCGCGCTGAGCAACGCGCAGGCCGTGATCGAGTTCAAGCCCGACGGGACAATTCTGGACGCCAATGAGAATTTCCTGTCCCTGATGGGTTATCGGCGCGACGATATTGTCGGGCGGCATCATCGCACCTTCGTGCGGCCAGACCATGTGAACAGCATCGAATATGCCGATTTCTGGCGGCAGCTCAGCTCTGGCGCGGCCTTCACCGGCGAGTTTGAACGGGTGAACCGCGACGGTGCCCGGGTGTGGATAAGCGGCAGCTATGTGCCGCTGATCGACACGGCCGGACAGGTGCGCGGCGTGCTGAAGATGGCGACGGACATCACAGCGAAGAAACGCGCTGTCGAAGGGATTATCGACGGGCTGGTCCAGCTGGCTGACGGGAAGCTGACCTACCGGCTGACGCAGGACATGCCGGCGGAGTTCCTCGGCGTGCGGGACAATTTCAACCGGACGGTCGAGAATTTCGCCGGTATGGTCGAGGATATCCGCGAACGCGCCAGCATGATCCACAAGGAGGCCGCCCAGATCGCGCAGGGTGCCGACGATCTGGCCAAGCGCGGCGAAAGCCAGGCCGCATCGCTGGAGCAGACGGCGGCGGCGGTCGAGCAGATATCGGGCAATACCGCCACCACCAGCGGCGCCGCGCAGGAGGTGAACGACGCCGCCCAGAACGCGGAGAAGGTGGTGAAACACGGCAATGACGTGGTCGCAGACGCGGTCTCCGCCATCGAGCGGATCGAGCAGCATACGAAAAGCATGGGCGAATTCACCACGGTGATCGAGAATTTCGCCTTCCAGACCAATCTTCTGTCCATCAACGCCGCCGTGGAGGCCGCCCGCGCCGGTGAGGTCGGCCGGGGTTTCGCGGTCGTGGCGCAGGAGGTCCGCAACCTCGCCCAGCAATCGGGCAAGGCATCGCAGAGCATCGCGGAGCTGATCGGGAAAAGCGAGAACGAGGTGAAATCGGGCGCCGATCTGGTCCGTCAGACCGGCACCGCGCTGAACGATATTCAGACCGCCGTGCGCGACGTGGTCGGCAACATCTCCGGCATCGCGCACGCCACGGCGGAACAGTCGACCGGCGTGCAGGAGGTCTCCTCCGCGCTGGCGCATCTCGACGGGGTCAATCAGGCCAATCTGTCAATGTCGGAAAACTACGCAACGGCAGCAAGCTCGCTGTCCTCGCAGGTCGACGAACTGACGCAGTTGCTGGAGAAGTTCGAAACCGACACGGCACGGACGACCCCGATCCGGCAGGTGGCGTGA
- the recJ gene encoding single-stranded-DNA-specific exonuclease RecJ, which yields MTDFLNVSDSLTHRRWVGPDDNVTRRAEALSQTAALPLPVARILAERGVVVAEAAGYLAPTLRDMLPDPLLLRDMEPAAARLVAAATGGERIAIFADYDVDGGSSAALLLDWLRQQGRDATLYIPDRIDEGYGPNAPAMAELAASHDLIVCVDCGTLSHDALAAADAADVIVLDHHLGGETLPPALAVVNPNRQDEDGGLGHLCAAGVVFLTLVQAGRVLREQGKKEPQLLPMLDLVALATVADVAPLIGVNRAFVRQGLAIMARRQRPGLVALSDVSRLDTAPSSFHLGFMLGPRVNAGGRVGKADLGARCLSAVDAAEARKLAEMLDDLNRDRRAIEAAVREEALAQVEARGDSVLSWAAGEGWHPGVVGIVAARIKERSNLPSVVIGVEDGIGKGSARSVPGVDLGHAVQRLAAEGLIEKGGGHKMAAGLTVAAAGIEAAMARLADLIAPELAGRSGVNDLRISGLMEPAAATPELMDMIEAAGPFGQAAPAPRYAFSDLLLDSVAGMGDGHLRATFRASGQNPLEAVAWGAMSGPLGPALMGAKGRRFHIAGKLELSQWGGRSRVRLRLDDAASL from the coding sequence ATGACCGATTTCCTCAACGTCTCAGATTCCCTCACGCATCGCCGCTGGGTCGGACCGGATGACAACGTCACCCGCCGTGCCGAAGCCCTGTCGCAAACCGCCGCATTGCCGCTGCCGGTCGCACGCATTCTGGCCGAGCGGGGGGTGGTGGTGGCGGAGGCCGCGGGCTACCTCGCCCCGACCTTGCGCGACATGCTGCCCGATCCGCTTTTGCTGCGCGATATGGAACCGGCAGCGGCGCGGCTGGTTGCGGCGGCCACGGGCGGGGAGCGGATTGCGATCTTTGCTGATTATGACGTCGATGGCGGGTCTTCGGCGGCGCTGCTGCTCGACTGGCTGCGCCAGCAGGGGCGGGATGCGACGCTGTATATCCCGGATCGGATAGATGAGGGCTACGGTCCCAATGCGCCTGCAATGGCGGAGCTTGCGGCCTCGCATGATCTGATCGTGTGCGTCGATTGCGGGACGCTGTCGCATGATGCGCTGGCGGCGGCGGACGCGGCGGATGTGATCGTGCTGGATCACCATCTGGGCGGCGAGACCCTGCCGCCCGCGCTCGCCGTGGTGAACCCGAACCGGCAGGACGAGGATGGCGGACTCGGCCATCTCTGCGCGGCGGGCGTCGTGTTCCTGACGCTGGTACAGGCAGGCCGGGTGCTGCGGGAACAGGGCAAAAAGGAACCGCAGCTTCTCCCGATGCTGGATCTGGTCGCGCTTGCCACGGTGGCCGATGTCGCGCCGCTGATCGGGGTGAACCGGGCCTTCGTCCGGCAGGGTCTGGCGATCATGGCGCGGCGGCAGCGTCCGGGGCTTGTCGCGCTCTCGGATGTGTCGCGGCTGGATACGGCACCGTCGAGCTTTCATCTGGGCTTCATGCTCGGGCCACGGGTCAATGCCGGGGGGCGGGTCGGCAAGGCCGATCTCGGCGCCCGCTGCCTCAGCGCCGTCGACGCGGCGGAGGCACGGAAACTGGCGGAGATGCTGGACGACCTGAACCGCGACCGCCGCGCCATCGAAGCCGCCGTCCGGGAGGAGGCGCTGGCGCAGGTGGAGGCGCGCGGCGACAGCGTGCTGTCATGGGCCGCGGGCGAGGGCTGGCATCCCGGCGTCGTCGGCATCGTCGCCGCCAGGATCAAGGAACGCAGCAATCTGCCCTCCGTGGTGATCGGGGTCGAAGACGGCATCGGCAAGGGCTCCGCCCGGTCGGTGCCGGGGGTCGATCTGGGCCATGCCGTGCAGCGTCTGGCCGCCGAAGGGCTGATCGAGAAGGGCGGGGGCCACAAAATGGCCGCCGGTCTGACCGTCGCCGCCGCCGGGATCGAGGCGGCAATGGCGCGGCTGGCCGATCTGATCGCGCCGGAGCTGGCCGGGCGAAGCGGCGTCAACGATCTGCGCATCTCCGGCCTGATGGAACCCGCCGCTGCCACGCCCGAACTGATGGACATGATCGAGGCCGCAGGCCCCTTCGGTCAGGCGGCCCCCGCGCCGCGCTATGCGTTCTCTGATCTGTTGCTGGACAGCGTGGCGGGCATGGGCGACGGCCACCTGCGCGCGACGTTCCGCGCGAGCGGGCAAAACCCGCTGGAGGCGGTCGCCTGGGGTGCCATGTCCGGCCCGCTCGGCCCGGCGCTGATGGGCGCGAAAGGCAGGCGTTTCCACATCGCCGGCAAGCTGGAACTGTCGCAATGGGGCGGCCGCAGCCGCGTCCGCCTGCGCCTCGACGATGCGGCCTCGCTCTAG
- the pdeM gene encoding ligase-associated DNA damage response endonuclease PdeM, producing MNGNMNGCAFRFAGQDFIARASGALYWPSQDMLIVADLHLGKSERMARRGGALLPPFESRETLQRLRAEMAAVSPSHLALLGDVYDDDAAAEALAPQDRADLDSIMAGCRCTLLSGNHDARTGAEEIALAGITLRHIAGDGPDISGHYHPKATLAGRSRPCFLIGAQHVILPAFGHYTGGLRHDSPALSALVPEGRAILTGRAALAIPLNRAG from the coding sequence ATGAACGGCAATATGAATGGCTGCGCGTTCCGATTTGCCGGGCAGGATTTCATCGCCCGCGCCTCCGGTGCGCTTTACTGGCCGTCGCAGGACATGCTGATCGTGGCGGATCTGCATCTGGGCAAATCCGAGCGTATGGCGCGGCGCGGCGGCGCGCTTCTGCCGCCATTCGAAAGCCGCGAGACCTTGCAGCGCCTGCGGGCGGAGATGGCGGCGGTCTCTCCTTCGCATCTGGCGCTGCTGGGGGACGTCTATGATGACGATGCGGCGGCGGAGGCGTTGGCGCCGCAGGACCGGGCCGATCTCGATTCGATCATGGCCGGGTGCCGCTGCACGCTTCTCTCGGGCAATCACGACGCCCGGACCGGGGCGGAGGAGATTGCGCTTGCCGGTATCACGCTGCGCCATATCGCCGGGGATGGTCCGGACATTTCGGGTCATTACCACCCGAAAGCCACGCTCGCCGGACGCAGCCGCCCCTGTTTCCTGATCGGCGCGCAGCATGTGATCCTGCCCGCCTTCGGTCACTATACTGGCGGGCTGCGCCATGACAGTCCGGCCCTGAGCGCGCTGGTGCCGGAGGGGCGGGCGATCCTGACAGGCCGGGCGGCGCTGGCAATCCCGCTCAACCGCGCGGGATAG
- a CDS encoding ligase-associated DNA damage response DEXH box helicase, with protein sequence MSLPAPIDAWFARQGWTPHPHQLELFEATDDTLLIAPTGGGKTLAGFMPTLAALMDDARPGLHTLYVSPLKALTHDIARNLSRPVADLDLDIRIEDRTGDTAAARRARQRVDPPQILLTTPESLALMLSYPEAPQIFGSLKRVVIDEIHALAESKRGEQLMLGLARLRSLAPDLTVSALSATVENPQALAQYLGGARIVLADPGPAPDIAMLETTHPPPWSGGGGGYAARDVMAAIEDARLTLVFINTRAQAELFFQSLWAVNDNNLPIGLHHGSLAREVRTRVEAAMAAGELRAVVATGSLDLGIDWGDVDLVIQVGAPKNVKRLVQRIGRANHRYNAPSKARIVPANRFEIIECVAALQAVAEGDLDGEGRGPVGEWGGLDVICQQILLTACAGPFAADALFAEFRSAGPYASLSRAQFDDCLDFVATGGYALRAYDRWQRLVERDGKWQLRDPRAARMIRMNIGTITDTETLKVRRRNGGAPLGEVEEGFAASLAPGDTFLIGGQTVRYDRLREMVVEVTPQPSKTPRIAVFSGTKLATSTELSARVLALIGNPDAWDALPRHTQDWLELQREISVLPQPGTLTCESFLRGRAYFCAYSFAGQNANQTLGLLVTRRMEEAGLGPLGFVATDYALLIWSMDPVTDPAPFFAPEALRDGLDDWLGENAVMKRSFRNVAMVAGLLQRNLPGQRKSGKQATFSSDIIYDTLCRHDPDHLLMRLTRSEAMRGLVDFGRVEEMLSSRPEIVHATPPHVTPLSAPLLLEVGKVPIRGMGEDRLLEEEAARMMAEAGLEGEAA encoded by the coding sequence ATGAGCCTGCCCGCCCCGATTGACGCTTGGTTCGCCCGGCAGGGCTGGACCCCGCACCCGCATCAGCTTGAGCTGTTCGAGGCGACCGACGACACGCTGCTGATCGCGCCGACCGGCGGGGGCAAGACGCTGGCCGGGTTTATGCCGACGCTGGCCGCGTTGATGGATGATGCCCGTCCGGGGCTGCACACGCTTTATGTCTCGCCGCTGAAAGCGCTGACCCATGATATTGCACGGAACCTGTCGCGCCCGGTTGCCGATCTGGATCTGGACATCCGCATCGAGGACCGCACCGGCGACACAGCCGCCGCGCGCCGCGCGCGGCAGCGTGTCGACCCGCCGCAGATCCTGCTGACCACGCCGGAAAGCCTCGCCCTGATGCTGTCCTACCCGGAGGCGCCGCAGATCTTCGGCAGCCTCAAGCGGGTGGTGATCGACGAAATCCACGCGCTTGCCGAATCCAAACGCGGCGAGCAGTTGATGCTGGGCCTCGCCCGTTTGCGCAGCCTTGCCCCCGACCTGACCGTCAGCGCACTGTCGGCGACGGTCGAGAACCCGCAGGCGCTTGCGCAATATCTGGGCGGGGCGCGCATCGTGCTGGCCGATCCCGGTCCCGCGCCCGACATTGCCATGCTGGAGACGACACACCCGCCGCCCTGGTCCGGCGGGGGCGGGGGCTATGCCGCGCGCGACGTGATGGCAGCGATAGAAGACGCGCGGCTGACTCTGGTTTTCATCAATACCCGCGCGCAGGCCGAGCTGTTTTTCCAATCGCTCTGGGCGGTCAACGACAACAACCTCCCCATCGGGCTGCATCACGGCTCCTTGGCGCGGGAGGTTCGCACGCGGGTTGAGGCTGCGATGGCGGCGGGCGAATTGCGCGCGGTCGTGGCGACGGGCAGCCTCGATCTCGGCATCGACTGGGGCGATGTGGATCTGGTGATTCAGGTCGGCGCGCCGAAAAACGTGAAACGTCTGGTGCAGCGCATCGGGCGGGCCAATCACCGTTATAACGCCCCGTCGAAAGCCCGGATCGTGCCCGCGAACCGTTTCGAGATCATCGAGTGTGTTGCCGCCCTGCAAGCCGTGGCAGAGGGCGATCTGGATGGCGAGGGGCGCGGCCCGGTCGGGGAATGGGGCGGGCTGGACGTGATCTGCCAGCAGATATTGCTAACCGCCTGCGCCGGGCCATTCGCGGCGGATGCGCTGTTTGCGGAGTTCCGCAGTGCCGGACCTTACGCCTCGCTCAGCCGGGCGCAATTCGACGATTGCCTCGATTTCGTGGCGACCGGCGGTTATGCGCTGCGTGCCTATGACCGCTGGCAAAGGCTGGTTGAACGGGACGGCAAATGGCAGCTGCGTGATCCCCGTGCTGCCCGGATGATCCGCATGAATATCGGCACCATCACCGATACCGAAACGCTGAAGGTCAGGCGTCGCAATGGCGGTGCCCCGCTGGGCGAGGTTGAGGAAGGCTTTGCCGCCAGTCTCGCCCCCGGTGACACCTTCCTGATCGGCGGGCAAACCGTGCGATATGACCGGCTGCGCGAAATGGTGGTCGAGGTCACGCCGCAGCCGTCGAAAACCCCGAGGATTGCGGTGTTCAGCGGCACCAAGCTGGCCACCTCGACTGAGTTGTCGGCGCGGGTTCTGGCGCTGATCGGCAACCCCGATGCTTGGGACGCGCTGCCCAGGCATACGCAGGACTGGCTGGAATTGCAGCGCGAGATTTCCGTCCTGCCGCAGCCCGGCACGCTGACCTGCGAGAGCTTCCTGCGTGGCCGCGCCTATTTCTGCGCCTACAGCTTTGCGGGGCAAAACGCGAACCAGACGCTCGGACTGCTGGTCACAAGGCGGATGGAGGAGGCGGGGCTTGGCCCGCTGGGCTTCGTCGCCACCGATTATGCGCTGCTGATCTGGTCAATGGACCCGGTGACCGATCCCGCGCCGTTCTTCGCGCCGGAGGCGCTGCGCGACGGTCTGGATGACTGGCTGGGCGAAAACGCGGTGATGAAGCGCAGTTTCCGCAATGTGGCGATGGTGGCGGGGCTGTTGCAGCGCAACCTGCCGGGGCAGCGCAAATCCGGCAAGCAGGCGACGTTTTCCAGCGACATCATCTATGACACGCTGTGCCGCCACGATCCCGATCATCTGCTGATGCGGCTGACCCGGTCAGAGGCGATGCGCGGGCTGGTCGATTTTGGCCGGGTTGAGGAGATGCTGTCATCGCGACCTGAGATCGTTCACGCCACGCCGCCCCATGTCACGCCACTCTCCGCGCCGCTTCTTCTGGAGGTCGGCAAGGTCCCGATCCGCGGCATGGGCGAAGATCGCCTGCTGGAAGAGGAAGCCGCGCGGATGATGGCCGAGGCCGGGCTGGAGGGCGAGGCGGCATGA
- a CDS encoding cisplatin damage response ATP-dependent DNA ligase, whose product MREFAHLLERLAFTPQRNGKLRLLARYFGATPHPERGLALAALTGDLKLRAVTPSMLRGLVTERVDEQLFVASYDFVGDLAETIALIWPAPETPPNDTDLPLPMLVGELQSTGKAGLPALIAARLDALNPSERYAYLKLATGGLRVGVSARLARAALAEYGDLPLTEIEEIWHGLKPPYLELFAWAEGGDKPQSAALAPFRPVMLSTATDLAALQALDPSDFAAEWKWDGIRVQAVSDQGTRRLYSRTGEDIGGAFPDLLDRLDFDGVIDGELLVRRGDQVGSFGDLQQRLNRKTVSKKLLASHPAGLRAYDLLIWGGRDLRQMPFTSRRVRLEAAIEGLDDRRIDASPLLSFGTWDDLAALRAAPPDAVIEGIMLKRRDSAYQAGRIKGPWFKWKRDPMVIDAVLMYAQRGHGKRSGYYSDFTFGVWDGGELVPVGKAYFGFTDEELKDLDRFVRNNTVDRFGPVRAVAQKKVVEVAFEGLNRSTRHKSGVAMRFPRISRIRDDKPAGEADRIETLRDMLPPELT is encoded by the coding sequence ATGCGCGAGTTTGCCCATCTCCTCGAACGGCTCGCCTTCACCCCGCAGCGCAATGGCAAGCTGCGGCTGCTGGCCCGCTATTTCGGCGCGACGCCTCACCCGGAGCGGGGGCTGGCGCTTGCGGCGCTGACCGGCGATCTGAAACTGCGCGCCGTGACCCCGTCGATGCTGCGCGGACTGGTGACGGAACGGGTGGACGAACAGCTTTTCGTGGCGAGTTACGATTTTGTCGGCGATCTGGCCGAGACGATTGCCCTGATCTGGCCCGCGCCGGAGACGCCGCCAAATGATACCGACCTGCCATTGCCGATGCTGGTCGGGGAACTTCAATCCACCGGCAAGGCCGGGCTGCCCGCGCTGATCGCCGCGCGGCTGGATGCGCTGAACCCGTCGGAGCGTTACGCCTATCTGAAACTCGCCACGGGCGGGCTGCGCGTCGGGGTCTCTGCCCGGCTGGCGCGGGCGGCGCTTGCGGAATATGGCGATCTGCCGCTGACCGAAATCGAGGAAATCTGGCACGGTCTGAAACCGCCCTATCTGGAGCTATTCGCGTGGGCCGAGGGCGGCGATAAGCCCCAATCCGCGGCGCTTGCCCCGTTCCGCCCGGTGATGCTGTCGACCGCGACCGATCTGGCCGCACTGCAAGCGCTCGACCCCAGTGATTTCGCCGCCGAATGGAAATGGGATGGCATTCGGGTTCAGGCGGTGTCCGATCAGGGCACGCGGCGGCTCTATTCCCGGACGGGCGAGGATATTGGCGGGGCGTTTCCCGATCTGCTCGACCGGCTGGACTTCGACGGGGTGATCGACGGCGAATTGCTGGTCCGGCGCGGCGATCAGGTGGGCAGCTTTGGTGATCTGCAACAAAGGCTGAACCGCAAGACCGTTTCAAAGAAGCTGCTGGCGAGCCATCCGGCGGGGCTGCGCGCCTATGATCTGCTGATCTGGGGCGGGCGCGATCTGCGGCAGATGCCGTTCACATCGCGCCGCGTTCGGCTGGAGGCCGCCATCGAGGGGCTGGATGACCGCCGCATCGACGCCTCGCCGCTTCTTTCCTTCGGCACATGGGATGACCTTGCCGCTTTGCGGGCCGCGCCACCTGATGCCGTGATCGAAGGTATCATGCTGAAACGCCGCGACAGTGCCTATCAGGCCGGGCGGATCAAGGGGCCGTGGTTCAAATGGAAGCGCGACCCGATGGTCATCGACGCGGTGCTGATGTATGCCCAACGGGGCCACGGCAAACGCTCGGGCTATTATTCGGATTTCACCTTCGGGGTCTGGGACGGGGGCGAGCTGGTGCCGGTCGGCAAGGCGTATTTCGGCTTTACGGATGAAGAATTGAAGGATCTCGACCGCTTCGTCAGGAACAACACCGTGGACCGCTTCGGTCCGGTCCGTGCCGTGGCGCAGAAGAAGGTGGTTGAGGTCGCGTTCGAAGGGCTGAACCGCTCCACCCGGCACAAATCCGGCGTGGCGATGCGCTTTCCCCGGATCAGCCGCATCCGCGACGACAAGCCGGCAGGCGAGGCCGACCGGATCGAGACCTTGCGCGACATGCTGCCGCCCGAACTGACATGA
- a CDS encoding ligase-associated DNA damage response exonuclease produces the protein MARGASPLIPKPEGLYCPSGDFFIDPVRPVDRALITHGHADHARAGHGAVLATRQTLDIMAIRYGADFTASRQEEVGEMRIGDAVVSFHPAGHVLGSAQISLTATGRRVTVSGDYARVPNASCAAWEPVPCDIFVTEATFGLPVFRHPDPQSEMARLMESVRAFPERAHLIGAYSLGKAQRVIMLLREAGWDAPIFIHGALQKLCDYHLAEGIPLGDLRPATTDSMKKADFAGQIIVAPPSAFEATWAQRFPDPVIAFASGWMSVRARARQRGVELPLVISDHVDWPDLTRTITELDPAETWVTHGREDAVIRWCELQGRAAIPLHLAGYEDEAE, from the coding sequence ATGGCGCGGGGGGCGTCACCCCTGATCCCGAAACCCGAGGGGCTTTACTGTCCCTCGGGCGATTTCTTCATTGATCCGGTGCGGCCCGTGGATCGCGCGCTGATCACCCACGGCCATGCCGACCACGCCCGTGCGGGGCATGGTGCGGTTCTGGCGACCCGGCAGACGCTGGACATCATGGCGATCCGCTATGGTGCGGATTTCACCGCCTCCCGGCAGGAGGAGGTGGGGGAGATGCGGATCGGTGACGCCGTGGTCAGCTTTCACCCGGCGGGGCATGTGCTGGGATCGGCGCAGATTTCCTTGACCGCAACGGGCAGGCGGGTCACGGTCTCGGGCGATTACGCACGGGTGCCGAATGCCTCCTGCGCGGCGTGGGAGCCGGTGCCCTGCGACATCTTCGTGACCGAGGCGACATTCGGCCTGCCGGTCTTTCGCCATCCCGACCCGCAATCGGAAATGGCCAGGCTGATGGAATCCGTCCGCGCCTTCCCCGAGCGCGCCCATCTGATCGGGGCCTATTCGCTTGGCAAGGCGCAGCGGGTCATCATGCTGCTGCGCGAGGCCGGCTGGGACGCGCCGATCTTCATTCACGGGGCGTTGCAGAAGCTGTGCGACTATCATCTGGCCGAAGGCATTCCGCTTGGCGATCTGCGCCCGGCCACAACCGACAGCATGAAGAAGGCCGATTTCGCCGGTCAGATCATCGTCGCCCCGCCGTCCGCTTTCGAGGCGACATGGGCGCAGCGTTTCCCCGACCCGGTCATTGCCTTCGCGAGCGGCTGGATGTCGGTGCGCGCAAGGGCGCGGCAGCGGGGGGTGGAACTGCCTCTGGTGATCTCCGATCATGTCGATTGGCCGGATCTGACGCGAACGATCACAGAGCTTGACCCGGCCGAGACATGGGTGACGCATGGCCGCGAGGATGCCGTGATCCGCTGGTGCGAATTGCAGGGCCGCGCCGCGATCCCGCTGCATCTGGCGGGTTACGAGGACGAGGCGGAGTGA
- a CDS encoding pyridoxamine 5'-phosphate oxidase family protein gives MTQEIKTEFRDRLESIRTGMLEVDGRFLPMSHNMIDGDPDLWFITAKDTPMAKAAAGQGVQARYMICSDGKGLYADIEGELSLSDDKEKLDAVWGMVASSWFEEGKEDPDLQLVRYTPNKAEIWVTEGGALGFLYEVAKSKVTGKQPDLGTHTSITLP, from the coding sequence ATGACTCAAGAGATCAAGACAGAATTTCGCGACCGTCTGGAATCTATCCGCACCGGCATGCTGGAGGTGGATGGCCGCTTCCTGCCGATGTCGCATAATATGATCGACGGTGACCCGGATCTTTGGTTCATCACGGCGAAGGATACGCCGATGGCCAAGGCGGCTGCCGGGCAGGGGGTGCAGGCCCGCTATATGATCTGCAGCGACGGCAAGGGGCTTTATGCCGATATCGAGGGCGAATTGTCCCTGTCCGACGACAAGGAAAAGCTCGACGCGGTCTGGGGCATGGTCGCGTCAAGCTGGTTCGAGGAGGGGAAGGAAGACCCCGACCTGCAACTGGTCCGCTACACGCCGAACAAGGCCGAGATATGGGTGACGGAGGGGGGCGCGCTCGGATTTCTCTACGAGGTGGCGAAGTCCAAGGTCACGGGCAAACAGCCCGATCTGGGCACCCATACCAGCATTACCCTGCCGTAA
- a CDS encoding amino acid ABC transporter ATP-binding protein: MSDVTQSPAQRRSLPDMGAEIAIEIDQMNKWYGEFHVLRDIDLTVRRGERIVIAGPSGSGKSTLIRCINRLEEHQSGRIVVDGIELTSDIKNIDKVRSEVGMVFQHFNLFPHLTVLENCTLAPIWVRKVPKRQAEATAMEYLEKVRIPEQAQKYPGQLSGGQQQRVAIARSLCMEPKIMLFDEPTSALDPEMIKEVLDTMIELAETGMTMLCVTHEMGFAQAVADRVIFMDQGQIVEQNTPKEFFNNPQSDRTKLFLSQILGH; encoded by the coding sequence ATGTCTGACGTGACCCAAAGCCCCGCACAACGTCGCAGCCTGCCCGATATGGGGGCGGAGATCGCCATTGAAATCGACCAGATGAACAAATGGTATGGCGAGTTCCACGTCCTGCGCGACATCGACCTGACCGTCCGGCGGGGTGAGCGGATCGTCATCGCCGGGCCATCGGGTTCGGGGAAATCGACGCTGATCCGCTGCATCAACCGGCTGGAGGAGCATCAGTCGGGCCGGATCGTTGTCGACGGGATCGAACTGACCAGCGACATCAAGAATATCGACAAGGTGCGTTCCGAGGTCGGGATGGTCTTCCAGCATTTCAACCTGTTCCCGCATCTGACCGTGCTGGAGAACTGCACGCTCGCCCCAATCTGGGTGCGCAAGGTGCCCAAGCGGCAGGCGGAGGCGACGGCGATGGAGTATCTGGAAAAAGTCCGCATCCCTGAGCAGGCGCAGAAATATCCGGGCCAGCTTTCCGGCGGTCAGCAGCAACGCGTGGCGATTGCGCGTTCGCTGTGCATGGAACCCAAGATCATGCTGTTTGACGAACCCACTTCGGCGCTCGACCCGGAGATGATCAAGGAAGTTCTGGATACGATGATCGAGCTGGCCGAAACCGGGATGACCATGCTGTGCGTCACCCATGAGATGGGGTTTGCGCAGGCGGTCGCGGATCGGGTTATTTTCATGGATCAGGGCCAGATCGTCGAACAGAACACCCCAAAGGAATTCTTCAATAATCCGCAATCCGACCGCACGAAACTGTTCCTCAGCCAGATCCTCGGCCACTGA